From the genome of Meriones unguiculatus strain TT.TT164.6M chromosome X unlocalized genomic scaffold, Bangor_MerUng_6.1 ChrX_unordered_Scaffold_30, whole genome shotgun sequence, one region includes:
- the Cnga2 gene encoding cyclic nucleotide-gated olfactory channel, which translates to MTEKSNGVKNSPANNHNHHPPPSIKANGKDDHRTGSRPQSAAADDDTSSELQRLADMDTPQRGRGGFRRIVRLVGIIRDWANKNFREEEPRPDSFLERFRGPELQTVTTHQGDDKGNKDSEGKSTKKKIELFVLDPAGDWYYHWLFVIAMPVLYNWCLLVARACFSDLQRNYFVVWLVLDYFSDAVYIADLFIRLRTGFLEQGLLVKDPKKLRDNYIHTLQFKLDVASIIPTDLIYFAVGIHSPEVRFNRLLHFARMFEFFDRTETRTSYPNIFRISNLVLYILVIIHWNACIYYAISKSIGFGVDTWVYPNITDPEYGYLAREYIYCLYWSTLTLTTIGETPPPVKDEEYLFVIFDFLIGVLIFATIVGNVGSMISNMNATRAEFQAKIDAVKHYMQFRKVSKEMEAKVIKWFDYLWTNKKTVDEREVLKNLPAKLRAEIAINVHLSTLKKVRIFQDCEAGLLVELVLKLRPQVFSPGDYICRKGDIGKEMYIIKEGKLAVVADDGVTQYALLSAGSCFGEISILNIKGSKMGNRRTANIRSLGYSDLFCLSKDDLMEAVTEYPDAKKVLEERGREILMKEGLLDENEVAASMEVDVQEKLEQLETNMETLYTRFARLLAEYTGAQQKLKQRITVLETKMKQHHEDDYLSDGVNTPEPAAVE; encoded by the exons ATGACTGAAAAATCCAATGGTGTGAAGAACTCTCCAGCTAATAATCACAACCATCATCCCCCGCCTTCTATCAAGGCCAATGGCAAAGATGACCACAGGACAGGTAGCAG ACCACAGTCTGCGGCAGCTGATGATGACACTTCCTCAGAACTGCAAAGGCTCGCAGATATGGATACCCCACAGAGAGGGAGGGGTGGCTTCCGAAG GATTGTCCGCCTGGTTGGGATCATCAGAGACTGGGCCAACAAGAATTTTCGTGAGGAAGAACCAAGGCCTGATTCATTCCTAGAGCGTTTCCGTGGGCCTGAGCTCCAGACCGTGACAACACATCAGGGGGATGACAAAGGCAATAAGGACAGCGAGGGAAAGAGCACTAA GAAGAAAATTGAACTGTTTGTTTTGGACCCAGCTGGAGACTGGTATTACCACTGGTTGTTTGTCATTGCCATGCCTGTTCTTTACAACTGGTGCCTGCTGGTGGCCAG AGCCTGTTTCAGTGATCTACAGAGGAACTATTTTGTGGTATGGCTGGTACTGGACTACTTCTCAGATGCCGTCTACATTGCAGACCTCTTCATTCGACTGCGCACAG GCTTCCTAGAACAGGGGCTCCTGGTCAAAGACCCCAAGAAATTGCGAGACAACTATATCCACACTTTGCAGTTCAAACTGGATGTAGCTTCTATCATCCCCACTGACCTCATCTATTTTGCTGTGGGTATCCATAGCCCTGAGGTGCGCTTCAACCGTCTGTTACACTTTGCCCGTATGTTTGAGTTCTTTGACCGCACTGAGACACGCACCAGCTACCCCAACATCTTCCGAATCAGCAACCTGGTCCTCTACATCTTGGTCATCATTCATTGGAATGCTTGCATTTACTATGCCATCTCCAAATCCATCGGCTTTGGGGTTGACACCTGGGTTTACCCCAACATTACTGACCCTGAGTATGGCTACCTGGCTAGGGAGTACATTTACTGCCTTTACTGGTCCACACTGACCCTCACCACCATTGGAGAGACACCACCCCCTGTAAAGGATGAGGAGTACCTATTTGTTATCTTTGACTTCCTGATTGGTGTCCTCATCTTTGCCACTATTGTGGGAAATGTGGGCTCCATGATCTCCAACATGAATGCCACACgggcagagttccaggccaagaTTGATGCTGTCAAACACTACATGCAGTTCCGAAAGGTCAGTAAAGAGATGGAAGCTAAGGTCATCAAATGGTTTGACTACTTGTGGACCAATAAGAAGACAGTAGATGAACGAGAAGTCCTCAAGAACCTGCCAGCAAAGCTGAGGGCTGAGATAGCCATTAATGTCCACTTGTCCACTCTGAAGAAAGTACGCATATTCCAGGATTGTGAGGCTGGTCTGCTGGTGGAACTGGTACTGAAGCTTCGTCCTCAAGTCTTTAGTCCTGGAGATTATATTTGCCGTAAAGGGGACATTGGCAAGGAAATGTACATAATCAAGGAAGGCAAGTTGGCAGTGGTAGCTGATGATGGTGTGACTCAGTATGCTTTGCTCTCAGCTGGGAGCTGCTTTGGAGAGATTAGCATCCTTAACATTAAGGGTAGCAAAATGGGCAATCGGCGTACTGCCAATATCCGTAGCCTGGGCTATTCAGATCTCTTTTGCTTGTCCAAAGATGATCTTATGGAAGCTGTGACTGAGTATCCTGATGCCAAGAAGGTCTTGGAGGAACGGGGTCGGGAGATCCTGATGAAGGAAGGTCTTCTGGATGAGAATGAAGTGGCAGCCAGCATGGAGGTAGATGTTCAGGAGAAGCTGGAGCAGCTGGAGACAAACATGGAGACTTTGTACACTCGCTTTGCCCGCTTGCTGGCTGAGTACACTGGGGCCCAGCAGAAGCTCAAGCAGCGCATCACAGTGCTGGAGACCAAGATGAAACAGCACCATGAGGATGATTACCTATCAGATGGAGTAAACACCCCTGAACCAGCTGCAGTGGAGTAG